The genomic DNA TTTTAGGTATTTTTTTAGTAACAAGAAAAATATTAATGTAATTTTGAAATGTGCTGAGATATTTTACCAAATCGTCTTATTACAAATTGTTTTTTTAATCGTAAACCTCTCAAAGTATAGCAATTCATAAACCTTATATAAGGTAAAAATCTAGAAAAATATAAAAAATCTTTTAACGTATAAGTAAAAACAACGTGATTTTGTCTTTTTCTTTTAAAACACTGTCAGTTTTTAAAAAGTTTTAGTCTTGTTCAGTGTGAATATCCAAAATTAAAGGTAAATTTATTATTATTTTTAAAATTTCTAATTCTATAACTTTTTCCTTTAAAAACAATTCTTCCTCATTTAATAAAAAAATTATTATAAAAATAATTTTCAGAAACTGTTTTGTAGATTTTTTTAGTATTTTTTACATAGGTTCCTTGTAAATTGTAATTATCTCAAACACGGTCATCAGGTAATGCTATATAAACTTCAGCATTTTTTATAATAATTTTAGCTATTTTTGTTTTTTTTATTTTTTTTAAATCTAAAATTTGATTAAAATAATTAAAAAAAGAATTTCTTTGTAACATTTTATTTTTTTTGATACCCGCCCATAATTAAACGGTCAGCTCCTTTGACTAAATAAAATCTAGATACGTTAGTTTTTTGTAAAGGAACTGAAAAACTATAACTTAAAAAACATTGTAACTTATTTTGTGATCTATAAAACTTTTGATTACTATTTACGAAATTTTTTCTAACAAAAAAGGAAAGTCTTTGTTTAGGTTTTAAAAAATAATTTTTTCCAAAACTTTTTGTTAACTTTCTATCTAATATTTCTTGAGTTCAATGATAATACCTGATGTACTTAAAATCTAAATGTTTTTTTCTGCGTATCATTTAATATATGTTTATTTTTTTCTGTAAACTCTTCTTCTTAATTTTTTACCTAATTTTTTGTTAACTTCGTCTTTTAATGTTATTTTTGGAAATCCTTTCGGTTTTTTTGGTAAATATATAAATCTTGTAAAAAACAAAGGAACCCCAATAGTACATACTTTAGTTAATTTTTTAGCTTTACTAATTTTTGCAGCTTTTCCTATTCTAGTGTAACCATTAGTTTGACAACCTGCTAAAAGAACAGGATTAAAAATTCCTGCTTTTTGGCCTCGAATTATCATAAGTAAAGAAAAATAGTATGCCTGATATCACTCCTCAAATCAATTATAAAATCACAATCTATTATTATATTCGGCTTTAACTAAAGTTGGGTATATATCTCTTTTTTTTTGACCAAACATTTTGTAAAATTGATTTATTCTAAACTTTAATAGTAATTTATTTTTTTTACAAGTATTAGCGTTAGTGTGCGTAGTATTACCGCCTTGAGGATAACCTCGTATGTGTCTTCACATTAAAGTTAAATGAATCATGTCTTTTAAAACACAGTTTGCTACTTCGCGAGTTTCTTTTATAGTAAAAAAAACTGAGAAAAAAAAATATTGTAAAAATTTATAACGTAATATAAAAAAAGTAAAGGTATTTTTTTTTCTTGTTTCCGTAAAACTATTTAAAACTTCTCGAGTATTAGAGATCTTTATTGTTTTTTTGTAAGAAAACTGTTTTTTTATTTGTAACAAATAATTAAATAAATCATCCACCGAAAATACATAATGAATATACTACTGAAAAACAGTAAAGATGAAAATATTCTCCTAAATAAAATAAAGCAAAATAGAAACCACCATACTCAGTAGTGTATCCTGCTATTAACTCAGATTCTGCTTCAGCTAAATCAAAAGGTATTCTACCAGTTTCAAGTAAAAAAGTAATAAACAATATAGGAAGTACAGGTAAAAAAATAAAAAAATTTCATTTACCCTCAGATTGTAAAGAAACAATTTGAGTAAAAGAAAGAGATTCTGAAATTATAACCAACGATACTATAAAAAAGTTAAGTAATAACTCTAGGTTTAATAAAATAACAACTACACGCGCTGAAGCTAAAACACTATATTTATTTTTTGATACAAAACCAACTAAAATTAATAAGTAAGAAAAAAATGTTGAAATAATTCCCATTATAAATAAATTATATTCAATTTCACAAATATTTAAATTTAAACCTCAAGATAAATTTATTCAAAATAAATAACTTGTTATCAAAACTAATGCGGGGATAGTAATAAACAAAAACTTATTTACTTTATTAATTACAACAATTTGTTTAAATATTAATTTTAACGCGTCTGCTATGAACTGTAATCTACCCCTATAGCCAACATAATTAGGTCCGACACGTCTTTGTATTAAAGAAAGTAATTTTCGTTCCATTAAGGTTACAGTTGCTATAGTTATTGTTAATATAAGGAATAATAATACAGATTTTATAAAAGATATTAAAAAAATAAAAAAGTAGTTAAACATTGTGTGGTAAAAATTAAATGTTAACAGCATATTATTGAAACTCATATCGTCAATTTTGCAAACCAATAACACTACTTTTTAGTAGTTCATATTTTAAATTATAATTAAACTTAGGTACTTTATCAATTATAGCTACTATGTTTAAAGTAGGATCGTAAGCTATAAAGTTTTTAACAATTGTAGTTTTAAAAAGTATTTTTTTATAAATTTTAGGAATTTTTTTATTTTGTTTTTTTTTTTTCTTAAAAAATCTATAGGTAACATTTTTTAATTTTTTTATATGTTGTTTATAGTTTCTTGTTTTTAATCCTAAGGCAAAGCATTTTCCAAAAGGCAACTCTAGAATATCTCCTTGTTTAAGAGTTGCGTTTTTATAAATAAAGGATCCATTAAGTACTATTAAGTTTTTATTAATAATTAACAAAAGTTGTTTTCATGTTGAGGAATAATTATAAATAGAAAACAGTAAAAAAATTAAAAAAGTTACTGCACTATTTTTTTTTAAAAAAAACATACAACTTGCAAGTAGTTTATTATATCTATATTTATTTAGTTGACCTTTTGTAGAAAAATTTCAATGTATTACTCTAGCTTTATGCATTTTTCAAGCTAATTTTTTATGCATATTCATTAAAAAAACTTTTCTTTTTCTAAAAAATTTATATTTTAAAAATGTAGTGACGTGAGGGTTATGTTTTACTAAAAATGAAAATAAACGTTTTACTAGTACTTTCTTAACAATAAACTGTCTTTGTTTCATTGTAAAAGCTTTATAAGGGGTTTTTATAAAAGAACTTCTAAATCAAGAATAACGTTTTCCCTTTATAAGTAATTTTACAATCCCTCTTCTTTTTAAAAATAATTTTACAAAATTAAGCTTTTGATTAAAAGTTTTTAAAATTTTTTTTTTCTTTCTTTTTCGTCTAAATAAAGTGTTTGTGGCAACTATATTAAAAATATTTATGTTACTGATAAACAGCCTATATTTTAAATTAAATATGTATCTTTTTTTTTTTACTTTTTTATTAACTGTAACCTTTTTAAGTTTTTTATTTTTTACTATCATAACTATATTTATGTACAGAGTAACTTGATAAAAATTAAGATAAATAAAGTTTGGTTTAAATTTTATAATGTGTAAATATAAAATTATTAATTTTAATATTGTTGGGTTTAAACTATTAAATCAATTTTTTTGTAGCAATGTATCAGTTATCTATCAACTTCTCCAAAAACAATATCAATAGTTCCGATTAAAGCAGCTAAATCTCCTAAGTAGTGACCTCTTACAAGTTTTGGTAATGCTTGTAAGTTGAAATAACTGGGGGATCTTATCTTACACTTTAAAGGTTTTTCTGTATCATCAGAAACTAAAATTACACCAAACTCACCTTTAGGTGATTCAATATAACAAAGTGTATTATTACTCTTTACACTGAAACCTGTATGTCATAATATAAAATGTTTAATAAGATCTTCCATAGATGTATATTGATTATCCTTTTTTGTATTTTTTTTAAAAATAGATTTATAAATATTTGGAGCATACTTTAAAGTTTTACTTTCTGTATATTTATTTAAAAGTTTTGTGCTAACGTTATTTATAATAGTTAAACTTTCTCCCATCTCTAACATTCTAATTAGATAACGATCATAAGAATCTCCATTAGATCCACAATAAGATTTGAAATACAGTTGATTATAGCCAGAATAAGAGTTATACTTTGCCAATCTTAAATCTCTTTTGATACCAACACTTCTTGACATAACACCGGTTAGACTATAATTTCGACAATCCTCATAAGTCAACACCCCAATATTTAACAATCTTTGTTTTCATATTTTATTGTGTGTTAAAACAGTATGCATTTCATTAAGAGTTACATAACAATTTTGAACAAATAATAAAATATCTACTAACATTTGTTTACTAATAGAAAAGTTAAATTGATTATAAGGTCTGTGAAATGCGGCGTGCATTCGTGCACCACTTACCTGTTCATAAAATTCCATAAGTCTTTCGCGTTCCTCAAATGCTCAAAAAATAACTGACATACTTCCTATATCTAATGCGTGACAAGCGATAGCTAACATATGATTTAATATTCTTGTTAATTCATCAAATAATATTCTTACTAAGTTAGTTGTAGTATCAACATTTTTTATGTTCAATAATTTTTCAATAGCTAAACAATACGCATGTTCTTGAGACATCATGGATACGTAGTCTAATCTATCAAAATACGGTATTGATTTAATATAATGCTTAGTAGTGATTAACTGTTCAGTACCTCTGTGTAACAAACCAATGTGTATGTCCATTCGTTGGATAATTTCTGAATTTAATTGCAATACTAGTCTTAACACACCATGAGCTGCTGGGTGTTGTGGCCCAAAATTTATTATTAAAGTTTTTTTTTTTATTGTTTTAGATTTTACAGAATTTCAGGAGTAGAATAAACTTCGATTCATAAATGATTAAACTTCTTAAATCTTATAAACTTTTTGCAAGTGTATTTTTTTGAGGACATATGTTTTCTTTTGCTAACATTTTAAAGTTTAATAATTTACCCAAGTAGTAATTGGCCCTTTTGTTAAAGCGAGCGATTAAAGATGCTAATAATATAGTTGCCTTTTTTTCTAATTTTGATTCAAATAGCAAAAAAAAAAAATAAGTTACACCTAACATAGTAACAAAGTGACCTACAGTTGACATACTTTGTCATCCCATGTAAATAGCCGGAAAATCATGTAAACGTCTAGGTAAACCTGAAAAACTAACTCAAAACATAGGAATAAAAGCTAATCAATGACCCCCTGTATATAAAAATATGTGAGCGTGTGCAAAATTTCTTGAATATTTTGTTTGAAAAAAAATTGGAAAATAAAAGTATAAACCAACAAATATAGACATAACAACCGCTCCTGATAACATTAAATGAAAATGAGCAACTACATAAAGAGTATCGTGCATAGAAATATTTAAACTTACGTGAGATAGTCACATACCGGTAAATCCAGCTACTAAAAAAAAGAAAATAAAAGACAACACAGAAGAAAATACTATTTCATTTCTTAAAAAACCATTAATTAGTGTAAATGTTCAGTTTACAACTTTAATAGTTGCGGGCATAGAAATCATAATAGTAATAGTACTGTATAAAGCTCTACTACGGTGATCTAATCCGATTAAATACATATGATGTCCTCAAACAACAAAACCCATATAATTCATTATGTAAATAGCTCAAATTAAGTGATGTTTCGAAGCTAATCTTCTAAAATTTATTGAAGGTAAAACTGAATTTACAATACCAAAAGCAGGTATAACTAAAACATAAACTTCAGGGTGTCCAAAAAATCAAAATAAATGATGAAAAAATATAGGGTCTCCCCCGTAAGCAAAATCGAAAAAGGATGTCTTTCAATGTCTATCTAAAACCATCATTAACATAGCAGATCCTAAAACTGGTGTAATAACGGCTAAAGCTCTTAACATTAATAAAATAGTTATACTAACGAAAGGTAATAAAATTCTTCTATTTCTTAAACCAGGAATAGCTAAAGTTCTTCTTGTCGATAATAGATTTACTAAGGAAATTGTTGTACTAATACCAGCGTAGTAAACACCTAAAATTAACATATCTTGAATTCCTACTCCTGTGTATTTAATTTTAGAAGAAAATGGGGTGATAAAAGTTCAACCAGCTACAGTCTGGGCTGCATTTGTACACTTTACTATATGTCTTTTTTGACGTTTAACAGTTTTCGCATTTTGAACTAAAAATCAAAATGTTTCTGGTATAAAATTTACATATTTTCAAAAAAATAATTTTCAAGGACTATTTTCAATTGTTGGTAAGTTTGTTAAAGTAAAATGATTTTCTGTAAGTTTTTTTATAGTTTCTTCATCGTATTTACTTTTATCTCTGTTACCCTCCTTAAAAAAACCACCTGTAGATTTTGTGATTGGTAACCTAGTAGTTTCATCTCAAAAGTAAGCACTAACGTGAGAGTTAGTGTCCTTCATTTTAAAATAATTTTCTACTTTTTCATTATTTGTCCAATAAACGTTTCTCATGAAACCGATTTTAGCTATTAATAGATAACCACAGGGCTGAATTCAAAAACCTAAACTATTTAACCTTGGAAAAGCTACGTCCTTACTACCAACATGGTATGGTAACAAAAAATTAGCAAACCCCCCAAAAAATACAGGAACAACAACAAAAAAAATCATAATTAAAGCATGTGCTGTAATTACCTGTAAATATTTTAGAGAATCTCCACCAAAAAATGGACTACCGGGGTACGCCATTTCTAGTCTGATGGCGGATGCTAATAAAGCTCCGGACATGCTTGTTACTAACGCAAAGTAAAAATAATTTAAACCCAACTTCTTATGGTTTATTGTATATAAATATTTTTTAATCAGTTGTTTAACAACCAATAAGTTTTTATAACTTTTTTGTAACAGTATATTAAAAACCTAATAAACCTACAAAAGCTTCAGTAAAATCATTTAAAAATCAATTATTAGAATCTGTAAAAAATCAATAATATATAACATCATAATATCTTCTAATTAATCATTTTAATCATTGTACACAAAATAAAAGATTTAAAAGCATTAAAATGATACAATTTTGAATTACAAATCCAAATAAAGAATAGTAAACTCTTCTACGCTCATAAGATTTATACAACAAAAACAATCAAGAAAAAAATATAAATACAAAATGTCAATACTTAGCAATTAAAGCTAACATTAAATATTGTGTTTTTACTCTTATCTTAGGATTTTCTGTTTCTAAAACTCAAGTTTTAATATCCTCTGCGTACTCTCAAGTTATTTCAAAAAAAGTATTAACCAAATAATAAAATTGATAACTTTCTAACAAAAAGATGTAAATCATTAAAACACTATTGATTAAAAGATGTGTTAGTTGTTGTTTAAATGAAAAATTTGATATATTTAATAATAAATAATAACTATAAAAAATTACAAATATTAAAAGTATAATAGAAAAATAAAAAGTAGTTAAGTTTGGTAAAAATGTTTGATTAAAATTAGATTCATCATACATATATAAAGGTTCTTGTGAGCTATTTAAGTAATAATAAAAAAATAAAGTAAATAAGAAACCCTCTACTAATCAAAAATATGCGTTAGTTCTTTTTCAGAATCTTTGAATAGCTCCTGTAAACTTACCGTTTTTATATCTTTTAACAAAAAAATTAAAACCACTCATCAATCATAAAAAAAAAAAACCTAATACACCTCAAATTCCCATATTAGTATATATTTCAATTTTAAAAAAATTAATTAATAAAAAAATCATTAATAAACTTACTAAACCGGGTAACACAACACTTCGAATTGCATTATATACCTTTAGTAACGCTAAATACAAAATTGAATTATCAGGTACTCATATTATTTTTGAGTTAACAGAAATTATATGATATTTTAACAAGAAATCTTCTATACCGCGGAAGTGTTTAATATAAATTATAGAAAGTCCATAAGATAAACATTGATGTTTTAAAATTAAATATCTTTTAAAATTTTTAAAATCTCGTAAAATTCTATTTATTGATCTTTTAACACCTAAAGAAATAAATCGTGAATCAATAGCTATTAACCATAGTGTTAAGTTAAAACTAGCAACAGCAAAACGTAACATTTTCAAATATCATTTAATTCATTGAGAAGTTGATAACTTACCATTAGTACCATATGCTTTTACATAGTCTATAAACAATAAATTATAAAAACCTTTTAATAATAAAGGTCTGTTTATGTTAGTTCTACTACAAAATTCTCTATAATAATTAGTAAGCATAAAATCACCGTATGTTTTATATAGTGTATGACCCGCTACTAGCATATACTTGTATCGATATAAAACAAATAAAGTTTGTTTTGCTGAGTATTTACCAAATCTACCAAAAAATCTATATAATAATACAAAAATATTAGGGCTGTTATATCTAATTTTTGCAATAGGGTATATCACACCTAGTTTAAATAAAGGTTTAAAAGATAATAAATAGTTTAAAATTGTTTTTTCATAAAAATAATTATTTTTTGTAATATTTTTTAATTTATTTATCATATTTTGTAAACTAAACAATATTATTAATAAGTATATTTAATTTGTAAAAGTCTATTACTAGTTGCAGATCAAACTACAACTAATCATTTTTTTAAGTAATTATTAACTTTATTATCATAATATGTGTGATGTATTTTTATATCAAAAATATATACTATAATACCTAAAGATAAGCCTAATAAGAATAAAACAGTAAGTACGTAAATAAAGGGGTTGTATTGACTAACATATGAGTATAATAAATTATAATAATAATACAAAAATGGTATTTTTTTTAACAAACTAGAGAAACAGGAATCGAACCTATGACATCAGTTTTGAAGACTGAAGTTTTACCACTAAACTATTCTCCATAATTTATATTAAAGAATTAAGGATACTAATTTTAAATAGTTAGTTTTTACATTTTTTGTTTTAAAAAATTTATTAATGAAAAATAAAAAAACTACGTTGTTATTTGTGTTTACATAATTATGTTTGTTATTAAAATAATCAACATACAGTACTGTAATATCAATCATAAATCAAACAAAAATACTTGCAATTCATATATAAAAAAAAATGCAATTTTCAACTAATAAAGTCAAAAAAAAAAAAAT from Acidobacteriota bacterium includes the following:
- a CDS encoding NADH-quinone oxidoreductase subunit H; translation: MFLPVLPILFITFLLETGRIPFDLAEAESELIAGYTTEYGGFYFALFYLGEYFHLYCFSVVYSLCIFGG
- a CDS encoding NADH-quinone oxidoreductase subunit H yields the protein MGIISTFFSYLLILVGFVSKNKYSVLASARVVVILLNLELLLNFFIVSLVIISESLSFTQIVSLQSEGK
- a CDS encoding NADH-quinone oxidoreductase subunit H; the protein is MSFNNMLLTFNFYHTMFNYFFIFLISFIKSVLLFLILTITIATVTLMERKLLSLIQRRVGPNYVGYRGRLQFIADALKLIFKQIVVINKVNKFLFITIPALVLITSYLF
- a CDS encoding cbb3-type cytochrome c oxidase subunit I, which translates into the protein MHDTLYVVAHFHLMLSGAVVMSIFVGLYFYFPIFFQTKYSRNFAHAHIFLYTGGH
- a CDS encoding cbb3-type cytochrome c oxidase subunit I, which encodes MVVKQLIKKYLYTINHKKLGLNYFYFALVTSMSGALLASAIRLEMAYPGSPFFGGDSLKYLQVITAHALIMIFFVVVPVFFGGFANFLLPYHVGSKDVAFPRLNSLGF